One Nicotiana sylvestris chromosome 12, ASM39365v2, whole genome shotgun sequence genomic window carries:
- the LOC104222628 gene encoding aspartic proteinase 36-like isoform X1, giving the protein MARALLTHNLPILISFICLLFIHHVVVSNGISDVSNESFVFLPSPNSTNDGDRSTMFLPLFPPKEISRPRDEQLSRRHLQKSPSSARMPLHDDLLLNGYYTTRLWIGTPPQSFALIVDTGSTVTYVPCSTCEHCGNHQDPKFQPEMSSTYRPVKCNIDCTCDNEREQCIYERQYAEMSSSSGVLGEDIVSFGNQSELAPQRAVFGCENLETGDLYSQHADGIMGLGRGDLSIVDQLVEKHVISDSFSLCYGGMDFGGGAMVLGGIKPPSEMVFTHSDPVRSPYYNIELKEIHVAGKALNLNPQTFDGKHGTVLDSGTTYAYLPEAAFVAFKSAVMKELHSLREIEGPDPNYKDICFSGAGSDISELSKSFPPIDMVFSNGKKLSLTPENYLFRHSKVRGAYCLGIFQNGKDPTTLLGGIVVRNTLVTYDRENERIGFWKTNCSELWDRLNLSPSPPPPPLPSGLDNTNSSANLTPALAPSLPLEHAPGKIKIGLVSFDMSLSVDYSALKPRVPELAHFIAQELEVNVSQVHLMNFSTEGNDSLIRWAIFPAGSANYMPNATATEIINRLAENRFHLPDTFGSYKLVKWDIEPPPKRYQLRRLGSPAVRHSFREGNKASHLLAKQGSKQAMCNHLLIMESPPVSVLTTIQVDKGGLTTTRIVSVSVCNKLARLW; this is encoded by the exons ATGGCGCGGGCGCTCTTAACTCACAATCTCCCTATCCTAATTTCCTTCATATGTCTGCTATTCATTCATCACGTCGTCGTTTCTAATGGAATTTCAGACGTTTCAAATGAAAGCTTTGTTTTTCTCCCCTCACCTAATAGCACCAACGACGGGGATCGCAGTACCATGTTTCTCCCGCTTTTTCCTCCTAAAGAAATCTCCCGACCACGCGATGAACAACTCTCCCGTCGACACCTCCAGAAAAGCCCTTCAAGTGCTCGTATGCCTCTCCACGACGATCTCCTCCTTAACGG ATATTATACGACTCGTCTTTGGATCGGAACTCCACCCCAGAGTTTTGCTCTTATAGTTGATACTGGCAGTACCGTTACCTATGTCCCTTGCTCTACCTGTGAACATTGTGGCAACCATCAG GATCCTAAGTTTCAGCCAGAAATGTCAAGTACCTATCGACCTGTAAAGTGCAATATTGACTGTACCTGTGACAATGAGAGGGAGCAATGTATTTATGAAAGACAATATGCTGAGATGAGTTCTAGTAGTGGAGTGCTCGGAGAGGACATCGTGTCCTTCGGAAACCAAAGTGAGCTAGCACCCCAACGAGCTGTTTTTGGATGTGAAAATCTTGAAACTGGTGATCTTTACAGCCAACACGCTGATGGTATCATGGGCTTAGGCCGAGGGGATCTAAGTATAGTGGATCAACTTGTTGAGAAACATGTAATTAGTGATTCATTCTCCTTATGTTATGGTGGAATGGATTTCGGTGGTGGTGCCATGGTTCTTGGAGGAATAAAACCCCCTTCTGAAATGGTCTTCACCCATTCAGATCCTGTACGCAG TCCATATTACAATATTGAGCTGAAGGAGATACATGTTGCTGGGAAGGCCCTGAATCTAAATCCTCAGACTTTTGATGGAAAACATGGGACTGTGCTTGATAGTGGTACTACCTATGCTTACCTTCCAGAAGCTGCATTTGTGGCCTTCAAGAGTGCT GTCATGAAAGAACTTCATTCTCTAAGAGAGATCGAAGGGCCTGACCCGAATTATAAAGATATATGCTTTTCTGGTGCTGGAAG TGACATCTCAGAGCTCTCAAAATCATTTCCTCCTATCGACATGGTATTTAGCAATGGAAAGAAACTATCTCTCACTCCTGAAAACTACTTATTCAGG CACTCAAAGGTGCGTGGGGCTTACTGCTTGGGAATTTTTCAGAATGGGAAGGATCCAACTACTCTTCTTGGAG GTATTGTTGTCCGCAACACTCTTGTAACCTACGATCGTGAAAATGAAAGGATTGGTTTTTGGAAAACCAATTGTTCTGAGTTATGGGACCGACTAAATTTATCTCCTTCACCTCCACCTCCACCATTGCCCTCAGGCTTGGACAACACAAACTCCAGTGCAAATTTGACTCCAGCACTGGCACCTAGTTTACCTCTGGAGCATGCACCTG GGAAAATCAAAATTGGACTCGTATCATTTGATATGTCACTGAGTGTTGATTACTCAGCATTGAAGCCTCGTGTTCCAGAGCTTGCCCATTTTATTGCGCAAGAGTTGGAGGTTAACGTCTCACAG GTTCACTTAATGAACTTTTCGACAGAAGGAAATGATTCCCTCATTAGATGGGCCATCTTTCCTGCAGGATCTGCAAACTACATGCCAAATGCCACTGCAACA GAAATAATAAACCGGTTGGCTGAGAATCGTTTTCATCTTCCTGATACATTTGGAAGTTATAAATTAGTCAAATGGGACATTGAACCCCCACCAAAGAG GTACCAGTTGAGGAGGTTGGGGAGTCCAGCGGTTCGGCACAGTTTCCGTGAAGGAAACAAGGCATCACATCTTTTGGCAAAACAAGGTTCCAAGCAAGCCATGTGTAACCACTTGTTAATTATGGAATCCCCTCCAGTTTCTGTTTTGACAACGATCCAGGTAGATAAAGGAGGCCTAACCACTACTAGAATAGTATCAGTTTCTGTTTGTAATAAGTTGGCAAGACTTTGGTAA
- the LOC104222628 gene encoding aspartic proteinase 36-like isoform X2: protein MARALLTHNLPILISFICLLFIHHVVVSNGISDVSNESFVFLPSPNSTNDGDRSTMFLPLFPPKEISRPRDEQLSRRHLQKSPSSARMPLHDDLLLNGYYTTRLWIGTPPQSFALIVDTGSTVTYVPCSTCEHCGNHQDPKFQPEMSSTYRPVKCNIDCTCDNEREQCIYERQYAEMSSSSGVLGEDIVSFGNQSELAPQRAVFGCENLETGDLYSQHADGIMGLGRGDLSIVDQLVEKHVISDSFSLCYGGMDFGGGAMVLGGIKPPSEMVFTHSDPVRSPYYNIELKEIHVAGKALNLNPQTFDGKHGTVLDSGTTYAYLPEAAFVAFKSAVMKELHSLREIEGPDPNYKDICFSGAGSDISELSKSFPPIDMVFSNGKKLSLTPENYLFRHSKVRGAYCLGIFQNGKDPTTLLGGIVVRNTLVTYDRENERIGFWKTNCSELWDRLNLSPSPPPPPLPSGLDNTNSSANLTPALAPSLPLEHAPGKIKIGLVSFDMSLSVDYSALKPRVPELAHFIAQELEVNVSQVHLMNFSTEGNDSLIRWAIFPAGSANYMPNATATEIINRLAENRFHLPDTFGSYKLVKWDIEPPPKRYQLRRLGSPAVRHSFREGNKASHLLAKQGSKQAMCNHLLIMESPPVSVLTTIQIQVFRNLVAGVDCLEAESSELAR, encoded by the exons ATGGCGCGGGCGCTCTTAACTCACAATCTCCCTATCCTAATTTCCTTCATATGTCTGCTATTCATTCATCACGTCGTCGTTTCTAATGGAATTTCAGACGTTTCAAATGAAAGCTTTGTTTTTCTCCCCTCACCTAATAGCACCAACGACGGGGATCGCAGTACCATGTTTCTCCCGCTTTTTCCTCCTAAAGAAATCTCCCGACCACGCGATGAACAACTCTCCCGTCGACACCTCCAGAAAAGCCCTTCAAGTGCTCGTATGCCTCTCCACGACGATCTCCTCCTTAACGG ATATTATACGACTCGTCTTTGGATCGGAACTCCACCCCAGAGTTTTGCTCTTATAGTTGATACTGGCAGTACCGTTACCTATGTCCCTTGCTCTACCTGTGAACATTGTGGCAACCATCAG GATCCTAAGTTTCAGCCAGAAATGTCAAGTACCTATCGACCTGTAAAGTGCAATATTGACTGTACCTGTGACAATGAGAGGGAGCAATGTATTTATGAAAGACAATATGCTGAGATGAGTTCTAGTAGTGGAGTGCTCGGAGAGGACATCGTGTCCTTCGGAAACCAAAGTGAGCTAGCACCCCAACGAGCTGTTTTTGGATGTGAAAATCTTGAAACTGGTGATCTTTACAGCCAACACGCTGATGGTATCATGGGCTTAGGCCGAGGGGATCTAAGTATAGTGGATCAACTTGTTGAGAAACATGTAATTAGTGATTCATTCTCCTTATGTTATGGTGGAATGGATTTCGGTGGTGGTGCCATGGTTCTTGGAGGAATAAAACCCCCTTCTGAAATGGTCTTCACCCATTCAGATCCTGTACGCAG TCCATATTACAATATTGAGCTGAAGGAGATACATGTTGCTGGGAAGGCCCTGAATCTAAATCCTCAGACTTTTGATGGAAAACATGGGACTGTGCTTGATAGTGGTACTACCTATGCTTACCTTCCAGAAGCTGCATTTGTGGCCTTCAAGAGTGCT GTCATGAAAGAACTTCATTCTCTAAGAGAGATCGAAGGGCCTGACCCGAATTATAAAGATATATGCTTTTCTGGTGCTGGAAG TGACATCTCAGAGCTCTCAAAATCATTTCCTCCTATCGACATGGTATTTAGCAATGGAAAGAAACTATCTCTCACTCCTGAAAACTACTTATTCAGG CACTCAAAGGTGCGTGGGGCTTACTGCTTGGGAATTTTTCAGAATGGGAAGGATCCAACTACTCTTCTTGGAG GTATTGTTGTCCGCAACACTCTTGTAACCTACGATCGTGAAAATGAAAGGATTGGTTTTTGGAAAACCAATTGTTCTGAGTTATGGGACCGACTAAATTTATCTCCTTCACCTCCACCTCCACCATTGCCCTCAGGCTTGGACAACACAAACTCCAGTGCAAATTTGACTCCAGCACTGGCACCTAGTTTACCTCTGGAGCATGCACCTG GGAAAATCAAAATTGGACTCGTATCATTTGATATGTCACTGAGTGTTGATTACTCAGCATTGAAGCCTCGTGTTCCAGAGCTTGCCCATTTTATTGCGCAAGAGTTGGAGGTTAACGTCTCACAG GTTCACTTAATGAACTTTTCGACAGAAGGAAATGATTCCCTCATTAGATGGGCCATCTTTCCTGCAGGATCTGCAAACTACATGCCAAATGCCACTGCAACA GAAATAATAAACCGGTTGGCTGAGAATCGTTTTCATCTTCCTGATACATTTGGAAGTTATAAATTAGTCAAATGGGACATTGAACCCCCACCAAAGAG GTACCAGTTGAGGAGGTTGGGGAGTCCAGCGGTTCGGCACAGTTTCCGTGAAGGAAACAAGGCATCACATCTTTTGGCAAAACAAGGTTCCAAGCAAGCCATGTGTAACCACTTGTTAATTATGGAATCCCCTCCAGTTTCTGTTTTGACAACGATCCAG attcaggtatttcggaacctgGTAGCAGGTGTTGATTGCTTGGAGGCAGAGTCGTCAGAGTTAGCGAGGTGa
- the LOC104222628 gene encoding aspartic proteinase 36-like isoform X3, protein MARALLTHNLPILISFICLLFIHHVVVSNGISDVSNESFVFLPSPNSTNDGDRSTMFLPLFPPKEISRPRDEQLSRRHLQKSPSSARMPLHDDLLLNGYYTTRLWIGTPPQSFALIVDTGSTVTYVPCSTCEHCGNHQDPKFQPEMSSTYRPVKCNIDCTCDNEREQCIYERQYAEMSSSSGVLGEDIVSFGNQSELAPQRAVFGCENLETGDLYSQHADGIMGLGRGDLSIVDQLVEKHVISDSFSLCYGGMDFGGGAMVLGGIKPPSEMVFTHSDPVRSPYYNIELKEIHVAGKALNLNPQTFDGKHGTVLDSGTTYAYLPEAAFVAFKSAVMKELHSLREIEGPDPNYKDICFSGAGSDISELSKSFPPIDMVFSNGKKLSLTPENYLFRHSKVRGAYCLGIFQNGKDPTTLLGGIVVRNTLVTYDRENERIGFWKTNCSELWDRLNLSPSPPPPPLPSGLDNTNSSANLTPALAPSLPLEHAPGKIKIGLVSFDMSLSVDYSALKPRVPELAHFIAQELEVNVSQVHLMNFSTEGNDSLIRWAIFPAGSANYMPNATATEIINRLAENRFHLPDTFGSYKLVKWDIEPPPKRIRWQQNYLVVVFALLVVLIIGLSASLGWLIWRRRQEIPYNPVGSAETHEKELQPLN, encoded by the exons ATGGCGCGGGCGCTCTTAACTCACAATCTCCCTATCCTAATTTCCTTCATATGTCTGCTATTCATTCATCACGTCGTCGTTTCTAATGGAATTTCAGACGTTTCAAATGAAAGCTTTGTTTTTCTCCCCTCACCTAATAGCACCAACGACGGGGATCGCAGTACCATGTTTCTCCCGCTTTTTCCTCCTAAAGAAATCTCCCGACCACGCGATGAACAACTCTCCCGTCGACACCTCCAGAAAAGCCCTTCAAGTGCTCGTATGCCTCTCCACGACGATCTCCTCCTTAACGG ATATTATACGACTCGTCTTTGGATCGGAACTCCACCCCAGAGTTTTGCTCTTATAGTTGATACTGGCAGTACCGTTACCTATGTCCCTTGCTCTACCTGTGAACATTGTGGCAACCATCAG GATCCTAAGTTTCAGCCAGAAATGTCAAGTACCTATCGACCTGTAAAGTGCAATATTGACTGTACCTGTGACAATGAGAGGGAGCAATGTATTTATGAAAGACAATATGCTGAGATGAGTTCTAGTAGTGGAGTGCTCGGAGAGGACATCGTGTCCTTCGGAAACCAAAGTGAGCTAGCACCCCAACGAGCTGTTTTTGGATGTGAAAATCTTGAAACTGGTGATCTTTACAGCCAACACGCTGATGGTATCATGGGCTTAGGCCGAGGGGATCTAAGTATAGTGGATCAACTTGTTGAGAAACATGTAATTAGTGATTCATTCTCCTTATGTTATGGTGGAATGGATTTCGGTGGTGGTGCCATGGTTCTTGGAGGAATAAAACCCCCTTCTGAAATGGTCTTCACCCATTCAGATCCTGTACGCAG TCCATATTACAATATTGAGCTGAAGGAGATACATGTTGCTGGGAAGGCCCTGAATCTAAATCCTCAGACTTTTGATGGAAAACATGGGACTGTGCTTGATAGTGGTACTACCTATGCTTACCTTCCAGAAGCTGCATTTGTGGCCTTCAAGAGTGCT GTCATGAAAGAACTTCATTCTCTAAGAGAGATCGAAGGGCCTGACCCGAATTATAAAGATATATGCTTTTCTGGTGCTGGAAG TGACATCTCAGAGCTCTCAAAATCATTTCCTCCTATCGACATGGTATTTAGCAATGGAAAGAAACTATCTCTCACTCCTGAAAACTACTTATTCAGG CACTCAAAGGTGCGTGGGGCTTACTGCTTGGGAATTTTTCAGAATGGGAAGGATCCAACTACTCTTCTTGGAG GTATTGTTGTCCGCAACACTCTTGTAACCTACGATCGTGAAAATGAAAGGATTGGTTTTTGGAAAACCAATTGTTCTGAGTTATGGGACCGACTAAATTTATCTCCTTCACCTCCACCTCCACCATTGCCCTCAGGCTTGGACAACACAAACTCCAGTGCAAATTTGACTCCAGCACTGGCACCTAGTTTACCTCTGGAGCATGCACCTG GGAAAATCAAAATTGGACTCGTATCATTTGATATGTCACTGAGTGTTGATTACTCAGCATTGAAGCCTCGTGTTCCAGAGCTTGCCCATTTTATTGCGCAAGAGTTGGAGGTTAACGTCTCACAG GTTCACTTAATGAACTTTTCGACAGAAGGAAATGATTCCCTCATTAGATGGGCCATCTTTCCTGCAGGATCTGCAAACTACATGCCAAATGCCACTGCAACA GAAATAATAAACCGGTTGGCTGAGAATCGTTTTCATCTTCCTGATACATTTGGAAGTTATAAATTAGTCAAATGGGACATTGAACCCCCACCAAAGAG GATACGATGGCAGCAAAATTACCTTGTTGTAGTGTTTGCGCTACTAGTTGTCCTGATAATTGGATTATCAGCTTCTCTGGGATGGTTAATTTGGAGACGAAGGCAAGAAATCCCATATAATCCTGTTGGAAGCGCTGAAACACATGAAAAAGAACTCCAGCCGCTAAATTAA
- the LOC104222628 gene encoding aspartic proteinase 36-like isoform X4, which produces MLTLPDPKFQPEMSSTYRPVKCNIDCTCDNEREQCIYERQYAEMSSSSGVLGEDIVSFGNQSELAPQRAVFGCENLETGDLYSQHADGIMGLGRGDLSIVDQLVEKHVISDSFSLCYGGMDFGGGAMVLGGIKPPSEMVFTHSDPVRSPYYNIELKEIHVAGKALNLNPQTFDGKHGTVLDSGTTYAYLPEAAFVAFKSAVMKELHSLREIEGPDPNYKDICFSGAGSDISELSKSFPPIDMVFSNGKKLSLTPENYLFRHSKVRGAYCLGIFQNGKDPTTLLGGIVVRNTLVTYDRENERIGFWKTNCSELWDRLNLSPSPPPPPLPSGLDNTNSSANLTPALAPSLPLEHAPGKIKIGLVSFDMSLSVDYSALKPRVPELAHFIAQELEVNVSQVHLMNFSTEGNDSLIRWAIFPAGSANYMPNATATEIINRLAENRFHLPDTFGSYKLVKWDIEPPPKRYQLRRLGSPAVRHSFREGNKASHLLAKQGSKQAMCNHLLIMESPPVSVLTTIQVDKGGLTTTRIVSVSVCNKLARLW; this is translated from the exons ATGTTGACCTTGCCA GATCCTAAGTTTCAGCCAGAAATGTCAAGTACCTATCGACCTGTAAAGTGCAATATTGACTGTACCTGTGACAATGAGAGGGAGCAATGTATTTATGAAAGACAATATGCTGAGATGAGTTCTAGTAGTGGAGTGCTCGGAGAGGACATCGTGTCCTTCGGAAACCAAAGTGAGCTAGCACCCCAACGAGCTGTTTTTGGATGTGAAAATCTTGAAACTGGTGATCTTTACAGCCAACACGCTGATGGTATCATGGGCTTAGGCCGAGGGGATCTAAGTATAGTGGATCAACTTGTTGAGAAACATGTAATTAGTGATTCATTCTCCTTATGTTATGGTGGAATGGATTTCGGTGGTGGTGCCATGGTTCTTGGAGGAATAAAACCCCCTTCTGAAATGGTCTTCACCCATTCAGATCCTGTACGCAG TCCATATTACAATATTGAGCTGAAGGAGATACATGTTGCTGGGAAGGCCCTGAATCTAAATCCTCAGACTTTTGATGGAAAACATGGGACTGTGCTTGATAGTGGTACTACCTATGCTTACCTTCCAGAAGCTGCATTTGTGGCCTTCAAGAGTGCT GTCATGAAAGAACTTCATTCTCTAAGAGAGATCGAAGGGCCTGACCCGAATTATAAAGATATATGCTTTTCTGGTGCTGGAAG TGACATCTCAGAGCTCTCAAAATCATTTCCTCCTATCGACATGGTATTTAGCAATGGAAAGAAACTATCTCTCACTCCTGAAAACTACTTATTCAGG CACTCAAAGGTGCGTGGGGCTTACTGCTTGGGAATTTTTCAGAATGGGAAGGATCCAACTACTCTTCTTGGAG GTATTGTTGTCCGCAACACTCTTGTAACCTACGATCGTGAAAATGAAAGGATTGGTTTTTGGAAAACCAATTGTTCTGAGTTATGGGACCGACTAAATTTATCTCCTTCACCTCCACCTCCACCATTGCCCTCAGGCTTGGACAACACAAACTCCAGTGCAAATTTGACTCCAGCACTGGCACCTAGTTTACCTCTGGAGCATGCACCTG GGAAAATCAAAATTGGACTCGTATCATTTGATATGTCACTGAGTGTTGATTACTCAGCATTGAAGCCTCGTGTTCCAGAGCTTGCCCATTTTATTGCGCAAGAGTTGGAGGTTAACGTCTCACAG GTTCACTTAATGAACTTTTCGACAGAAGGAAATGATTCCCTCATTAGATGGGCCATCTTTCCTGCAGGATCTGCAAACTACATGCCAAATGCCACTGCAACA GAAATAATAAACCGGTTGGCTGAGAATCGTTTTCATCTTCCTGATACATTTGGAAGTTATAAATTAGTCAAATGGGACATTGAACCCCCACCAAAGAG GTACCAGTTGAGGAGGTTGGGGAGTCCAGCGGTTCGGCACAGTTTCCGTGAAGGAAACAAGGCATCACATCTTTTGGCAAAACAAGGTTCCAAGCAAGCCATGTGTAACCACTTGTTAATTATGGAATCCCCTCCAGTTTCTGTTTTGACAACGATCCAGGTAGATAAAGGAGGCCTAACCACTACTAGAATAGTATCAGTTTCTGTTTGTAATAAGTTGGCAAGACTTTGGTAA